Proteins from a single region of Vicia villosa cultivar HV-30 ecotype Madison, WI unplaced genomic scaffold, Vvil1.0 ctg.002649F_1_1, whole genome shotgun sequence:
- the LOC131639468 gene encoding cuscuta receptor 1-like encodes MKLKSLLVCVMVLVQVLMCCEGCWKQEREALVSLFSRMGDTVYYTKDSIDCCQWDGVECNTTSGRVAKLNLMQFNPEQYWQLNYSDFLIFQDLKTLELSRTQISNCTRTDQGLKYLEVLDLSQNPFENAMSILSCLDGLSSLKSLSLAAGDYGSYFENTPLHTFQTVLKTIPSKLPHLEVLDISAYNLTNEILPSLKGFTSTKELHLGNIGLDSDLHIQELWDILKNLEILDISGNRFNDTDITSALSGLSSLKSLSLARSEITRKTIHNISKLRNLEILDLTDIDLNGSFDISVFHGLSNLEYLTLDFSNLKNEFFKSIGDVPSLKVLSAKYCGINGTLPIADWWKLKKLEILDLSYNNFVGKLPSSFVNMTSLRTLTLTNNHFIGNIGPNLATFTSLEYLNFERNQLEFPISFTLFSNHSNLKFIYGNENKVIPDSHSSLKTWVPKFQLQVLQLSSTTEANSIPLPNFLLYQNNLTDVDFTNCKLRGEFPNSLLENNTKLESLVLRNCSLNGDFQLPSRPHLNMAKIDVSSNIITGQMLSNNISSIFPNLRSLNMSRNSIHGSVPNEVSYLSTLYELDLSDNELSGEIPHMLFMSSFLEYLLLDGNSLSGNIPSNFSNLFNLENLDISNNKFIGKIPSHIKNCSSLIELSMSNNNFEGSIPSELAQLETLAFLDLSQNNLVGCVPSFESYSTTLIHLSDNKFSCLSKNMFKKGSPLVALDLSNNEITNGIHDLIHNLRYTELSILLMKGNHITGSIPKQLCHLTNLNILDLSYNNFVGEIPSCLGKMPFENSDPEGLREKFNGAVNNSEDINYRFGKERDNFTSKKRIETYTTNVLIYMSGIDLSHNQLNGSIPSEFGHLRRILALNLSNNFFTGKIPATFSNLVQVESLDLSFNMLCGQIPPQLSGLTSLEVFSVAHNNLSGTTPERKGQFITFDESSYEGNQFLCGPPLPTSCNSSGEAPNTLPNDVNMDGDNDSWVDMYVFRVSFVVAYTSVLLVIAIVLFINPYWRQAWFYYIGMVCMNCFYFLEDNLCVF; translated from the exons ATGAAATTGAAGAGTTTGTTAGTATGTGTGATGGTTTTAGTACAAGTACTAATGTGCTGTGAAGGCTGTTGGAAGCAAGAGAGAGAAGCACTTGTTTCTCTATTTTCCCGTATGGGAGATACTGTGTATTATACGAAAGACAGCATAGATTGTTGTCAATGGGATGGAGTTGAATGCAATACCACTTCGGGAAGAGTAGCGAAACTGAATCTCATGCAATTCAATCCAGAACAATATTGGCAACTTAACTACTCTGATTTTCTAATCTTCCAAGATTTAAAGACTCTGGAACTCTCACGTACCCAAATATCCAATTGTACAAGAACTGATCAAG GGTTGAAATATTTGGAAGTTCTTGACTTGAGTCAAAATCCTTTCGAAAATGCTATGAGCATTCTGTCTTGTCTGGATGGACTTTCATCTCTTAAATCTCTATCATTAGCAGCTGGAGACTACGGGTCCTACTTTGAGAACACTCCTTTACACA CTTTTCagacagttttgaaaacaattcCATCAAAGCTGCCGCATCTGGAGGTCCTTGACATAAGTGCATACAATTTGACAAATGAAATCCTGCCTTCACTAAAGGGATTCACATCTACGAAGGAACTGCATTTGGGTAACATTGGATTGGACTCAGATCTCCATATACAAG AACTGTGGGACATATTGAAGAATCTTGAGATTCTTGATATTTCCGGCAACCGCTTCAATGACACTGATATTACATCTGCTCTTAGTGGACTTTCTTCTCTCAAGAGTTTAAGTTTAGCGAGGAGTGAAATTACTCGAAAAACAATTCACA ATATATCAAAACTGAGGAATTTGGAGATTCTTGACTTAACCGATATCGACTTGAATGGATCGTTTGATATCAGTG TTTTTCATGGCCTAAGTAATTTGGAATACTTGACATTAGACTTCAGTAACTTGAAAAATGAGTTTTTCAAAAGTATTGGAGACGTGCCTTCTTTGAAAGTTTTGTCCGCAAAATATTGTGGGATAAACGGCACCCTTCCAATTGCAg ATTGGTGGAAGCTTAAGAAATTGGAAATTTTAGATCTCTCCTACAATAATTTTGTGGGGAAGCTCCCCTCATCTTTTGTGAACATGACATCACTTCGAACTTTGACACTTACTAATAATCACTTTATTGGTAATATTGGTCCTAATCTTGCTACTTTTACATCACTTGAATATCTTAATTTCGAAAGAAACCAACTTGAATTTCCTATTTCATTTACATTATTTTCCAATCATTCAAACCTAAAGTTTATCTATGGCAACGAGAATAAAGTCATCCCCGACTCACACTCATCTTTGAAAACATGGGTTCCCAAATTTCAATTGCAAGTGCTTCAATTGTCTTCAACAACTGAGGCTAATTCCATTCCACTTCCAaactttcttctttaccaaaatAATTTGACTGATGTTGATTTCACTAACTGTAAACTAAGAGGAGAGTTCCCAAATTCTTTATTAGAAAACAACACGAAATTGGAAAGTCTTGTTCTTAGGAATTGTTCCCTTAATGGAGATTTCCAGCTTCCGTCTCGTCCTCATCTCAACATGGCAAAAATTGATGTATCTAGCAATATTATAACAGGTCAAATGTTGAGCAATAACATCAGTTCAATTTTTCCAAACTTGCGTAGTCTAAACATGTCTagaaattcaattcatggttctGTTCCTAATGAGGTAAGTTACTTAAGCACTCTATATGAATTGGATCTATCTGATAATGAATTGTCTGGTGAAATACCTCATATGTTGTTTATGTCCAGTTTTTTAGAGTATTTATTGTTGGATGGTAATAGTCTTTCAGGAAACATCCCAAGTAACTTTTCTAACTTATTTAACCTCGAAAATTTGGACATAAGCAATAATAAATTCATTGGAAAAATTCCAAGtcatataaaaaattgttctagcTTGATTGAGCTTTCAATGTCCAATaacaattttgaaggatctatcCCATCAGAATTAGCACAACTTGAAACTCTTGCTTTTCTAGATCTTTCACAAAATAATTTGGTAGGTTGTGTCCCATCTTTTGAAAGTTATTCTACCACTCTTATCCATTTGAGTGACAACAAATTCAGTTGTTTGTCcaaaaatatgtttaaaaaagGATCTCCTTTGGTGGCACTAGACCTTAGCAACAATGAAATAACAAATGGAATCCATGATCTAATACACAATCTTCGCTACACAGAGTTAAGCATCCTCCTTATGAAAGGTAATCACATCACAGGAAGTATACCAAAGCAATTATGCCACCTgacaaatttaaatatattagacCTTTCATATAACAATTTTGTTGGGGAAATACCTAGTTGTTTGGGTAAAATGCCTTTTGAAAACAGTGATCCAGAGGGATTAAGGGAGAAATTCAATGGTGCCGTCAATAATAGTGAAGATATTAATTATCGATTTGGGAAAGAGAGAGATAACTTTACATCAAAAAAAAGAATAGAAACCTATACCACAAATGTCCTTATTTATATGTCTGGGATTGACTTATCTCACAATCAACTAAATGGGAGTATTCCATCAGAGTTTGGACACTTGAGAAGAATTCTAGCACTGAATTTGTCCAACAATTTTTTCACTGGAAAAATTCCAGCAACATTCTCCAATTTGGTGCAAGTGGAGAGTTTAGATCTTTCTTTCAACATGTTATGTGGCCAAATTCCTCCTCAACTAAGTGGATTGACTTCCCTTGAAGTATTCAGTGTTGCACACAACAATTTATCAGGCACGACACCAGAAAGGAAAGGACAATTTATTACCTTTGATGAAAGCAGCTATGAAGGTAATCAATTTCTCTGTGGACCTCCACTGCCAACAAGTTGCAATTCTAGTGGAGAAGCACCTAATACATTACCAAATGACGTGAACATGGATGGAGATAATGATAGTTGGGTGGACATGTATGTTTTCCGTGTGAGCTTTGTGGTGGCATACACATCAGTATTGTTGGTAATTGCAATTGTTCTGTTCATCAATCCTTATTGGAGGCAAGCATGGTTTTACTATATAGGAATGGTGTGTATGAATTGCTTCTACTTCTTAGAAGACAATTTATGTGTGttctaa